TCGGCAAGCTTTTTCTCGATGAGATTCCTGAGCTCCTCCGTATATTCGGTTATCGTGTACTCGTTTCCGGGGTGTGTCGAGTCTGAGAGCTGGATAAGCCGTTCCGTATGGATGAAGCGTACATCGATGATTTCCTTCAACTCTTTGAACCAGGCCGGTTCCTCGATATGCCGATCGGGATTTTTATCAAGGAGAAACGTTTCGGGCTTCGTTCCAGGTCTGGTGAATTCAAAAAACAGCTCATCGCCGTTATCGTTCCTGCGTTTTCTGAGACCGAGCATTCCACCATCGTCGAAATCAACACACACATCGCTGAACGGGATTCGGTAGAAATCCTCGTACCCGGGATTAAAAAGCTCGTTGACGAGGGTGAGGGTGAATGTTTTTCCGAATCCGTTCGGGCCGTAAATAATCGTTATCCGTTCGCCGGTGTTGAGCGGTATCTCGTGATTGAATATCCCGAACAGGTTTTTAACCGATATATGCCGTATTCTCATACACTGTCCTTTCATCTGCCATATGCAGTTTGTAAGGAAATCCATTACGGCGCTGAATGCAATATTTTTTTCGGAAACGATTTATCCCGGCTATTTACAGATGCAAAGGAACGCTGATTTACGCGGATTGGGCGGATATAAGCGGATAAATATTGTTAAAATAATTATTGTAATACATAAAGTTCCTTATGCTTTAATAAATAATATGTTATAAATCATCACGATTTCGCGAAAAATTACAGTCATGAAATATCCAAGTTAATTTTCTCTTGTGTCAACTGCTGAAACATGGTATTTTTGCGCCTCAATAATTCGGAAGGTAACAGTTTTACTTATAATAGAGTTATAATTCTTGAAAACAGTCATCCTTTTAACCATATCCAACATCTTCATGACATTCGCCTGGTACGGGCATCTCAAGCACAAGAATAAGGCGCTCTGGGTTGTTATTCTCGTGAGCTGGATGATAGCGTTCTTTGAATACTGTTTCCAGGTTCCCGCTAACCGTATCGGTCACGCCTCTTTCACCGCCGCACAGCTCAAGACCATTCAGGAGGTTATCACGCTCGTTGTGTTCAGCGTCTTTTCGGTGCTGTACCTCCGTGAGGAGTTCAAGTGGAATTACCTTGTCGGTTTTCTCTTCATGATCTGCGCCGTGTTCTTCGTCTTTAAAAAATGGTAAGGCAGAAACCTGTTACGCCCTTTCATTAATAGATGAGACAGTCTGATGCGCATGTCAGCGGCAAAAAACACTGTGCCCCTGTCTGTATCATTTCAGGCCGGGAACGGGAATATCTGCCCGCATCTCCCGGTAGAAGCGATGACGCATGTTGCCGAGCCACTGCTCCGGGTGCGGTTCGTTGAGGTCGATTTCCGCAACGGTAAAGCCGGGACGGTCTTTTGCCTCGGCAAGCAGATTGGCCCAGGGATCGTAGATGGTGCACCCGATGTCATAGCCGCAGCTCACCACATAAACCTGATTCTCGATGCACCGTGCCTGTGTTAAGGTGGCGTTCCCGCCCCAGATGGGGAGGAAGACGATCTCCGCGCCCTGAAATGCGAGCGCCCGGGCCGGCTCCGCATACTGGTTGTCCCAGCAGATCATAATGCCGATACGGCCGAAATCAGTGTCGAACACGGGGTAGGAATTTCCGGGGGTGACGCCGCTTTCGACCTCCTCGCGCGGGAGGTGAACCTTGTGGTAAATCCCGGCGACTCTGCCCTGACGGTCAATAAGAACGCCGGTATTGTAAACTGCAGCGCCATCCCGTTCGCCGAGGGCTGCCACAATATACATGTTCCATTTCCGGGCAACCTCACCAAGCCTCTGCGTCGTCGGGCCGGGGATCGGCTCGGCAATGTCCGTATACTGCGCCCCCCGGACTCCAACGAGATTGATTCCCTCGCCGAGACAGACTATGTCGCATCCTTTTTTCCCGGCATCTCCGGCGAGCTTACAGAACTGCTCGACGCTTTCCGTACTCGACGCCGTGTTTCTCGGAAAGCAGTTGACAGTACCCACGCGCACGATCCGTTTGGGAGGCGCGGGAACCTGCGCCAGCCTGATGCCGTCCCACCAGACCGTACCCTGATCGCAGAATCCGAGGTGCAGCTCTATCATGACCGAGGCCGTCCCAACGGGAGCCCGGAAGATACCGCTCACCTCCTGCCAGCCTTCATGAACGACCCCATCGGGGATATATTCCGGCTGACCGATCCGTTCGTCTTTTCTGTCACGCCAGTCGAGACGGGCAAGAACCTGTATTCGCGGGTTGGGAACGCTCCGCACGGTGTATGACGCCTCGAAACGGTAGTAATTCCCTCCCGATATACCGGTAACCATCCTGCGCCAGCACCCGTTTGCAGAGCTGTTGGACGCGCCGGAAATGCCGAGACTGCCCTCGCCGCCGATGCTCGGAAGAGCGGCGACAAAAAATTCGGGACTGATTTCGACGCGCTGGCTGTACTGCACCCAGCCTCCGGCGGCAGCCGATTCAACCGACTGGAAGGTATCCGCCTGAAACAGTATGGTCTCCCGCGATGGCTGACCAAATACTGTTCCCGACAGAATTACTGCGGTAACAACCACAAGGATGATGAAATACCGTCCGAATACTTTCGAAGAGTGGTCATTGATCATGTGTCCGAAACGATGAACTGACGATGCGGCGTACATGGCTTATTCTCCGATACAGTTAGGGGGTTGTCGGTCTTCGTTACATAACGATACATATACGGTCGGTGCGAAATCAACAGAATTATCACGTATGGAACAAGGATTTCCCCGGAGCGGACGGAGATACAAAGATTTTTATTTTTTGCACATATTCATTGAACTGCCCGGACTTTACCAACGCAGAGCATGAGATGACCGTCAGCCGTGCAAGCCATGGCACGATGCAAATCATGAAAAAACATCGGTTATCGTTCAATTCATATTTTTTTTAAAAGGTTTGATTTTTTTTTAAACCTTTTTGGAGTTGCAACGTCTTAAGTATGCTGTATCAGTTTGCACCGGCAGATATAAGAGTTTTAATAACCATGAGTAACAACCGTTGATAACCAGGGGTATGATATAATTATACCGTACTGTTAAATCGAGAAAATATTCTCATTTCGATTTTGACAAAGGTTTTCAAATTGATTATCTTACGAGTTTACACAAAGTAAATATTAATGCGTACGGTGATTTCAGACTAAAGAAATAAAAAATAAGGACATTCCATGCAAATTGAAGTTGCTCTCGATCGCGCGGTTGGAAAAATAATCAAACATGTGCTTACGGCGTATAATGCTTTCAGGAATCACCGTATTGTATTTACCGGTGGAGCTCTGGTAATCATCATCCTTCTTGTCACAGTCATTTCGAGCAGGAGCAGTACGGTTCATGAAGGCCATTGGATACCGGTCATGAAAGGCAATTTCCCGGTCGATATTGTGGAGAGCGGAGAAATACGTGCGGCAAATTCGTATTATCTCAGTGCGCCGCGGGAATGGAGAATGACGCTCCAGATTACCGAAATGGTTCCGGAGGGAACGGTCGTAAAGGAAGGGGACGTTCTCGTCCAGTTTGACGCGAGTACCTTATATACAGAACTTGATACGGCAATTGATCAGTTCAAAGCGCAGGAAGCCCAGGTTCTGAGTGTCAAGACTCAGCAGGAATCGGTCATGTCCGAACTTGAATCGAACCTTCAAATGTCGGAATATTCGCGTGATGCTGCCCAACTCCAGCTGGAGCAGTTGAAATTCGAATCGGAGGTTCGCAAGGAAGATGCCCGTCTTGCTTTCGAAATAGCTCTCATCGGGTACGATGAGACGATGACACGAATCTCCAGCCAGAAAATAATCAATGAATCCGGGTATAAAATAGAGCAGCAGCGTCTTAATCATTATCAGGAGCATGTTGATAATATTAAAAGAAGGATCGATGCGCTCACACTCCGCGCCCCGGTTTCCGGTATGGTCGTATACAACGAAATTGGAGGCTGGCGCGATATGCCGCTCCATAAGGTAGCCGCCGGCGAAACAGTCGGACCGGGAATGACGGTGATGTATATACCGGATCTCAACGAGATGGAGAGTGTCATCCGTGTCAACGAGATCGACGCATCCAAGATTAAAATCGGGTACAAAGCGCGACTGCGGCTCGATGCCTTCATCGACAGGGTATTCAACGGCACCGTGATCAGTATCGCCCCCCTCGCCGACAGGGCCGAAGAGACTTCACAGATCAAGGACTTCGAGATTGTCATCCGTATCGAGGAGTCGGATCAGCTTCTCAAGCCGGGCATGTCCGCCAAAACACGGATAATTTTTGAAGAAATTCCCGATGCGTTATATGCACCCGTTGGCGCCGTGTTTGAACTGGATGGCAAACCTGTGGTTTTCCCGCAGCGGACATTTCCTGATCCCGTCCCAATCACTACCGGTAAACGAAATGACCGT
This bacterium DNA region includes the following protein-coding sequences:
- a CDS encoding DMT family protein translates to MKTVILLTISNIFMTFAWYGHLKHKNKALWVVILVSWMIAFFEYCFQVPANRIGHASFTAAQLKTIQEVITLVVFSVFSVLYLREEFKWNYLVGFLFMICAVFFVFKKW
- a CDS encoding carbon-nitrogen hydrolase family protein; this encodes MYAASSVHRFGHMINDHSSKVFGRYFIILVVVTAVILSGTVFGQPSRETILFQADTFQSVESAAAGGWVQYSQRVEISPEFFVAALPSIGGEGSLGISGASNSSANGCWRRMVTGISGGNYYRFEASYTVRSVPNPRIQVLARLDWRDRKDERIGQPEYIPDGVVHEGWQEVSGIFRAPVGTASVMIELHLGFCDQGTVWWDGIRLAQVPAPPKRIVRVGTVNCFPRNTASSTESVEQFCKLAGDAGKKGCDIVCLGEGINLVGVRGAQYTDIAEPIPGPTTQRLGEVARKWNMYIVAALGERDGAAVYNTGVLIDRQGRVAGIYHKVHLPREEVESGVTPGNSYPVFDTDFGRIGIMICWDNQYAEPARALAFQGAEIVFLPIWGGNATLTQARCIENQVYVVSCGYDIGCTIYDPWANLLAEAKDRPGFTVAEIDLNEPHPEQWLGNMRHRFYREMRADIPVPGLK
- a CDS encoding efflux RND transporter periplasmic adaptor subunit codes for the protein MQIEVALDRAVGKIIKHVLTAYNAFRNHRIVFTGGALVIIILLVTVISSRSSTVHEGHWIPVMKGNFPVDIVESGEIRAANSYYLSAPREWRMTLQITEMVPEGTVVKEGDVLVQFDASTLYTELDTAIDQFKAQEAQVLSVKTQQESVMSELESNLQMSEYSRDAAQLQLEQLKFESEVRKEDARLAFEIALIGYDETMTRISSQKIINESGYKIEQQRLNHYQEHVDNIKRRIDALTLRAPVSGMVVYNEIGGWRDMPLHKVAAGETVGPGMTVMYIPDLNEMESVIRVNEIDASKIKIGYKARLRLDAFIDRVFNGTVISIAPLADRAEETSQIKDFEIVIRIEESDQLLKPGMSAKTRIIFEEIPDALYAPVGAVFELDGKPVVFPQRTFPDPVPITTGKRNDRYIIVQGDIRQGDVISLSSPNPDAHPLGWFADIQRKSTELEELVDHLNTMSKENINKPVIPKTQEPDERIKAMAATLEKAGCPLTAEQIKMLTEALKSPEGFKAFGEILTDVQQKVLRDTRGQQNSTSDRPARENGQRPAEQVQRQPGG